The DNA sequence GCGGTAGACCGGCCACTTCAGGTAGGCCTGCGCCGCGTCGCCCTCGAGGACCACGCCGGGTCCGGGGTGCCAGCGCTCCAGGCGGGACGGGCGGTGCGAGTAGTAGGAGAACAGGAAGTCCAGCACGGGGTGCTTGCGGCCGGCGGCCTTGCGCTCGTGGTGCGGTCCGGTCCACCGCCGGACCCGCTCCGCGTGCGCGTCACGCCGCGCGGTCCACTCGGCTTCGGACAGGACGACCCCCACCGCATCAGGGTACTTCGCCCTGGACCAGGGCCAGTCCGAGCCCGGTGCGCAGCGACACGACCTCGCGCCCCTCGCGGCGGCTGACCGCGAGACCCGCCGCCCGCAGCACGCCCAGGTGCTGCGACACCGCGCCGACCGTGACGCCCAGCCTGGTCGCCAGCTCGGTGACGGTGCTGGGGCGTTCCAGCTCGCACAGCAGCCGGGCGCGGGTGTGCCCGACCAGGCGGGCCAGGGCGTCGTTCGTGGGCGCGTCCGAGCGCTCCCACAGCGAGCCGAAGCCGTGCGCCGGGTAGCACAGCGCCAGGCGGACCGGGCTGTCGCGGAGGTAGGCGTGCGGCCAGGTGAACGCCGAGGGCACCAGGACCAGGTCGCGCTCGCCGATGTCGACCGTGCGGTCGGCCACGGTCAGGTGCGGCGCGCGGTACGACACCTCGGCGTGCAGCTCGGCCAGCACGGTCGGCCCGCCCGCCTCGACCAGCCGCCGGCCGCGCCGCTCCACGTCGCCCTGGAGCACGCCCTCCAGCCGGGACCAGACCGGCAGGATGATCGCGTCGTGCACGGCGCGCAGCCGTTCCTGCATGGCGGTGATGGCCGCCGCCGGGGCGGACCGGAGCCGGGGGTCGTCCACGGCCGCGGTGATCCGCTCGGGGGTGGCCTTGGCGATCGCGTCGATCTCGACCTCGACGCGTTCGGACCGCACGCCCGGGGTCGGGATGAGGAACTCCGGCACGACCGGCCTCGTGGCGAGGTCGTGCAGGGGCGAGGGGTCCGCGCCGAGGGGCAGCAGGCGTTCCTCGGCCCAGGCGATCCAGCGCTGGTGCACCGGGGAGAGGCCGGGCGCGGCCAGCACGCGCAGGCCGGCGATCGTCTCCCAGAGGGGTGACACGGCGAAGCGGAGGGCCATGGGTTCACTCCACGCTAAAACGTCGGGCTGCGCCAGTCCCGGTTGGCAGGGTGTCGACCATGTCCAGGGGGTGGGTGCGGCTGCAGGCCGTCGCGGTGTCCGGTTCGGTGGCCGAAGGCCTGATGTTGGCGGTGTTGCCGTGGATCGCGGCGACGATCACCTCGGACCCGCGGCAGCTGTCGCTGGTCAACGTGGTGGGCCAGTCGCCGTGGCTGTTGTTCTCGCTGTTCGCCGGTGTGCTGGTCGACCGGGTCCGGCGCAGCGCCGTGCTCGCGTCGGCGTACCTGGTGCAGGGGTGCGCCGCGCTGGCGCTCGCGGTGGCGGGCGTGGCGGACGCGGTGAGCCTGCCGTTGCTGGTGGTGCTGGCGTTCGTGGTGACGTCGGCGCAGGTGCTCGGTGACGGGGCGACGGG is a window from the Saccharothrix saharensis genome containing:
- a CDS encoding ArsR/SmtB family transcription factor, translating into MALRFAVSPLWETIAGLRVLAAPGLSPVHQRWIAWAEERLLPLGADPSPLHDLATRPVVPEFLIPTPGVRSERVEVEIDAIAKATPERITAAVDDPRLRSAPAAAITAMQERLRAVHDAIILPVWSRLEGVLQGDVERRGRRLVEAGGPTVLAELHAEVSYRAPHLTVADRTVDIGERDLVLVPSAFTWPHAYLRDSPVRLALCYPAHGFGSLWERSDAPTNDALARLVGHTRARLLCELERPSTVTELATRLGVTVGAVSQHLGVLRAAGLAVSRREGREVVSLRTGLGLALVQGEVP